One genomic region from Patescibacteria group bacterium encodes:
- the arfB gene encoding alternative ribosome rescue aminoacyl-tRNA hydrolase ArfB, whose amino-acid sequence MEEVFIPENKYKITAYKKSAGPGGQNVNKVSTAVELRCDIDELDLTEEEKNRIKEQYPSRIVREDFKEGARQEVHSIMIVRASEERSQKANKERAVEKFLKFITEAIVPEKERLETKPTRSSKEKRLQEKKIQSEKKKERTFDWRKFK is encoded by the coding sequence ATGGAAGAAGTTTTTATTCCGGAAAATAAATATAAAATCACCGCGTACAAAAAAAGCGCCGGACCCGGCGGGCAAAACGTCAATAAAGTGAGCACGGCCGTGGAATTGCGCTGCGATATTGACGAATTAGATTTGACAGAGGAAGAGAAGAATAGAATCAAAGAGCAATACCCCAGCCGGATAGTCAGAGAAGATTTTAAAGAAGGCGCGCGGCAGGAAGTACATTCCATTATGATTGTGAGAGCAAGCGAAGAAAGGTCGCAAAAGGCGAATAAGGAAAGAGCGGTGGAAAAATTTCTAAAATTCATCACTGAAGCTATTGTCCCGGAAAAAGAGCGTTTGGAAACCAAGCCGACGCGGTCTTCAAAAGAAAAGCGCCTCCAAGAAAAGAAAATACAGAGCGAAAAGAAAAAAGAAAGAACC
- a CDS encoding HIT family protein: MNDCIFCNIIKGEIPSAKVYEDDEIFAFLDINPVNPGHTLVIPKEHYDDFSLTPNELLSKMMPVIDKISKAIMNGLGAQGFNLELNNGRVAGQIVPHAHFHIVPRFPDDGLHLWPGKPYAEGEMQKTAEKIKNNLE, translated from the coding sequence ATGAACGATTGTATCTTTTGCAATATTATCAAAGGCGAAATTCCTTCGGCTAAAGTTTACGAAGACGACGAAATTTTCGCTTTCCTGGATATTAATCCCGTTAATCCCGGGCACACCTTGGTTATTCCCAAAGAGCATTATGACGATTTTTCCCTGACGCCCAACGAGCTTTTATCAAAAATGATGCCGGTAATTGATAAAATTTCCAAGGCGATTATGAACGGACTGGGCGCGCAGGGGTTTAATTTGGAGTTAAATAACGGCCGGGTAGCTGGTCAGATTGTCCCGCACGCGCATTTTCATATCGTCCCCCGTTTTCCCGACGACGGCCTTCATCTCTGGCCCGGTAAACCCTATGCTGAAGGCGAAATGCAAAAAACGGCGGAAAAAATTAAAAACAATTTAGAGTAA
- a CDS encoding dTDP-4-dehydrorhamnose 3,5-epimerase family protein — protein sequence MIDRVIIKNLKIFKDERGWVAELYRHDEMDFVPAMAYASFSENGAVRGPHEHKKQSDYFCFFGPGDFMMYLWDERKDSSTYGEKMEMRVGESNPLAVLVPPGVVHGYKCVSESGAWYVNLPDALYAGKNKKEAVDEIRHEKDGANSKFKIN from the coding sequence ATGATAGACAGGGTGATTATAAAAAATTTAAAAATATTCAAAGATGAGCGAGGCTGGGTGGCGGAGCTTTATCGCCATGATGAAATGGATTTTGTTCCGGCGATGGCCTATGCTTCGTTTTCTGAAAATGGCGCGGTGCGCGGGCCGCATGAACACAAAAAGCAGTCGGATTATTTTTGTTTTTTCGGTCCAGGTGATTTTATGATGTATCTTTGGGACGAGAGAAAAGATTCTTCTACTTATGGCGAAAAAATGGAAATGCGGGTGGGGGAGAGCAATCCGCTGGCGGTTCTTGTTCCGCCGGGGGTTGTTCATGGATATAAATGCGTTTCGGAATCGGGAGCCTGGTACGTTAATTTGCCGGATGCTTTGTATGCCGGTAAGAATAAAAAAGAAGCAGTGGATGAAATAAGGCATGAAAAAGACGGTGCAAATTCCAAGTTTAAAATAAATTAA